Within the Actinomycetota bacterium genome, the region GTCCATGGGAGGCGCCTTGGCCGTCGACGACGCCGCGTTCAGGGAGTTCTTCGCCAGCGAGTACCCACGGCTGTGCTGGCTCGGCTTCCTGCTGACCGGGAGCCGGGCCGAGGGCGAGGAGCTGGCCCAGGAGGCGCTGGTCCGCATCTGGTGGCGCTGGCAGCTGGGCCGGCGGCCGGCCGACCCGGCCCGCTACGCCCGCCGCGTGCTCGTCAACCGGCAGCGGTCGCTGCTGCGCCGGGCGGCGGTGGAGGCGCGCTCCCTGGCCAGGGGCCGGCCCGCCGAGGCCCCGCCGGCCGGGACCGAGCGGGCCATGGTGCTGTGGGAGGCCGTCCAGGCCCTGCCGCCGCGGCAGCGGGCCGTGCTC harbors:
- a CDS encoding SigE family RNA polymerase sigma factor, which produces MAVDDAAFREFFASEYPRLCWLGFLLTGSRAEGEELAQEALVRIWWRWQLGRRPADPARYARRVLVNRQRSLLRRAAVEARSLARGRPAEAPPAGTERAMVLWEAVQALPPRQRAVLVLRYREDLTEAEVARLLGVPVGTVKSASHRALARLRQRLGSYDLDPAASGTEERR